A region of Shewanella psychromarinicola DNA encodes the following proteins:
- the punR gene encoding DNA-binding transcriptional activator PunR yields MLSQHIFELIDVVAQKGSFTAAAKKLHKVPSAISYSVKQIETELGVELFIRHHRSVSLTPAGKHFVAKARQFLNDMALMKRDTQRVANGWKPSLSIALDNIARTDSVHALIADFYRKFQDVELIIRIEIFNGVWEALATGRSDIAIGATTANPVDGSFKFTHMGDIDWLFVVSADHPLANITRLIVDDELRDFPSICLEDTSREIPKRIDWLLNNQRRLVVPDWHSAINRFVEGLGVGYMPEHLAAPLIESGKLVSKVLCTVKQPSPCCLAWNDEQMSPALAWVLDYLGDSEQLHRQWLA; encoded by the coding sequence ATGCTTTCACAGCACATTTTTGAATTAATCGATGTTGTTGCCCAAAAAGGCAGTTTTACCGCGGCAGCCAAAAAACTGCATAAGGTGCCGTCTGCGATTAGTTATTCAGTTAAACAAATTGAGACTGAGCTTGGGGTTGAGTTATTTATTCGCCATCATAGAAGTGTCAGCCTAACCCCGGCAGGAAAACATTTTGTCGCTAAAGCTCGCCAGTTTCTTAACGATATGGCGCTGATGAAAAGAGACACTCAACGAGTGGCAAATGGGTGGAAGCCTTCGTTATCTATTGCGCTGGATAATATTGCCAGAACCGACAGTGTGCATGCCTTAATCGCTGACTTTTACAGAAAGTTTCAGGATGTTGAGCTGATTATTCGGATTGAAATATTTAATGGTGTATGGGAAGCGCTCGCCACAGGGCGCAGTGACATCGCTATTGGTGCGACAACTGCAAATCCAGTTGATGGGTCATTTAAATTCACTCATATGGGGGATATTGATTGGTTATTTGTGGTGAGTGCTGATCATCCATTGGCGAATATTACACGGCTTATAGTGGATGATGAGTTACGTGATTTTCCGTCTATTTGTCTTGAAGATACCTCGCGAGAGATCCCTAAACGAATTGATTGGTTGCTCAATAATCAACGGCGTTTAGTGGTACCCGACTGGCACAGTGCAATCAACCGTTTTGTCGAAGGCTTAGGGGTAGGGTACATGCCTGAACATTTAGCTGCACCGTTAATCGAGTCCGGTAAATTAGTCAGTAAAGTGCTGTGCACCGTTAAACAACCTAGCCCTTGTTGTTTAGCGTGGAATGATGAGCAAATGTCGCCAGCACTCGCCTGGGTGCTAGATTATTTAGGTGATAGTGAGCAATTACATCGTCAATGGTTAGCCTAG
- the punC gene encoding purine nucleoside transporter PunC has product MPNFSNNNIIINNKQTNITFYLFLFYLALLSMLGFIATDMYLPAFKSIEGTFNANTSEVAISLTSFLAGLAIGQLLYGPLVHKIGKRNSLFVGLSLFMLASALIANSETIMMMNIARFFQAIGACSAAVIWQAIVIEQYPADKAQNIFSNIMPLVALSPALAPIAGALILNNFGWRAVFITLCVIAVILIAMTHFFVPKEPIRLHKNKSHIRYQQLLANTRYLGNVIIFGACSGAFFAYLTLWPAVMEQYGYAATEIGLSFIPQTIMFIVGGYSGKLLIRQFGTKASLRYLLILFGFCVVAIFVSSVILDTKTILPLMVAFSLLAASNGAIYPIVVNNALQEFSNNASKAAGLQNFLQISIAFGASSLVAVWASSGDNAIGWGILACSVLVAVGLFIKSHDSWAQINQHFTFPDPARLSQATTKDDE; this is encoded by the coding sequence ATGCCTAATTTTAGCAACAACAACATAATAATCAACAATAAACAAACAAACATAACATTTTACCTGTTCCTGTTTTATTTAGCCTTGCTGAGTATGTTGGGATTTATTGCAACCGACATGTACCTCCCTGCATTCAAATCTATTGAAGGGACGTTTAATGCTAACACTTCTGAGGTGGCCATATCATTAACCAGTTTTTTGGCAGGCCTTGCTATTGGACAGTTATTATACGGGCCATTAGTTCATAAAATAGGTAAGCGGAATTCACTCTTTGTTGGGCTAAGTCTGTTTATGTTGGCAAGCGCACTCATTGCGAACAGTGAAACCATAATGATGATGAATATTGCGCGCTTCTTCCAAGCCATCGGCGCTTGCAGTGCAGCAGTGATCTGGCAAGCGATAGTGATTGAACAATACCCCGCCGATAAAGCTCAAAATATTTTCTCTAATATTATGCCTTTGGTCGCTTTATCTCCGGCATTAGCGCCCATTGCTGGCGCATTGATACTCAATAATTTTGGCTGGCGTGCAGTGTTTATTACCTTATGTGTTATCGCCGTAATATTAATCGCTATGACACATTTTTTTGTACCTAAAGAGCCTATTCGTTTACACAAAAATAAGTCCCATATCCGCTATCAACAATTATTAGCCAACACACGTTACTTAGGTAATGTCATCATTTTTGGTGCCTGTTCGGGTGCATTTTTCGCTTACTTAACCCTATGGCCCGCGGTGATGGAACAATATGGTTACGCCGCAACTGAAATTGGATTAAGTTTTATTCCCCAAACCATCATGTTTATTGTCGGTGGCTATTCCGGTAAGTTACTTATTCGACAGTTTGGCACCAAAGCCAGCCTACGCTATTTACTGATTTTATTTGGTTTTTGTGTTGTTGCCATTTTTGTATCAAGTGTGATCCTCGATACTAAAACAATATTACCGCTTATGGTTGCATTCTCATTGCTAGCAGCAAGCAATGGCGCTATTTACCCTATTGTGGTCAATAATGCCCTCCAAGAATTCAGCAATAACGCATCCAAAGCGGCAGGATTGCAAAACTTTCTCCAAATCAGCATCGCTTTTGGGGCATCAAGTCTGGTTGCCGTTTGGGCAAGCTCTGGCGATAACGCGATTGGTTGGGGAATTCTAGCCTGTTCAGTACTGGTTGCTGTAGGCCTCTTTATTAAAAGTCATGATTCTTGGGCGCAAATAAACCAGCATTTCACGTTTCCGGATCCAGCAAGATTATCTCAAGCAACCACTAAGGATGATGAATAA
- a CDS encoding valine--tRNA ligase, with product MEKTYNPKSIEQALYQNWEEQGYFKPHGDESQGNYCIMIPPPNVTGSLHMGHAFQDTIMDTLTRYERMKGKNTLWQVGTDHAGIATQMLVERKLEAEEGKTRHNLGRDAFIDKVWDWKEQSGGTITKQLRRMGASVDWDRERFTMDQGLSKAVQEVFVRLYDDELIYRGKRLVNWDPKLHTAISDLEVENKEKQGHMWHFRFPLAQGALTSDGKDYLEVATTRPETMLGDSAVAVHPDDERYQSLIGKFVLLPIVNRLIPIVADDYVDMEFGTGCVKITPAHDFNDYEVGKRHQLPMYNIFTLDACVRGFVEVVNTDGTPNKDVEIALPERYVGLDRFKARDAIVAEFDSLGLLEKVAPHALKIPYGDRSGVAIEPLLTDQWYVAVQSMAKTAIEAVENGDIKFVPQQYENMYFSWMRDIKDWCISRQLWWGHRIPAWYDENGKVYVGRNEAEVRAKHKFADSVVLRQDDDVLDTWFSSALWTFSTLGWPDNLEDLKTFHPTDVLVTGFDIIFFWVARMIMMTMHFIKDEDGKPQVPFKTVYVTGLIRDEAGNKMSKSKGNVLDPLDMIDGIDLETLVAKRTGNMMQPQLAAKIEKSTRKEFADGIEAHGTDALRFTLAAMASTGRDINWDMKRLDGYRSFCNKLWNASRYVLMNTEVQTNPDSDEAGEPLDCGQLLVDGKPGAMELSLADRWIIGLFNQTVKTVEDHMAAYRFDLAANTLYEFTWNQFCDWYLELTKPVMQNGTEAQMRGTRHTLVNVLEKMQRLMHPFMPYITETIWQRVKPLAGVTGDTIMLASFPTYQADQVDATAMADLEWVKQVIVAVRNIRAELNIAPSKPLNALLRDVSYEDRIRLEANQTFFTSLAKLESMTILAEGETAPMSTTQFVGNMELLIPMAGLIDVGAELARIDKQLEKLAQEITRIEGKLSNQGFVAKAPAAVIDKERAKMADLTRDIEKLNEQKIELAKIEA from the coding sequence ATGGAAAAAACATACAACCCAAAGTCTATCGAACAGGCCCTTTACCAAAACTGGGAAGAGCAAGGTTACTTCAAGCCGCATGGCGATGAATCTCAAGGCAATTATTGCATCATGATCCCGCCACCGAACGTAACCGGTAGCTTGCACATGGGACATGCCTTCCAAGACACCATCATGGACACGCTTACTCGTTATGAACGCATGAAAGGTAAGAATACCTTATGGCAAGTGGGTACCGACCACGCTGGTATCGCCACCCAAATGTTGGTTGAGCGTAAACTTGAAGCCGAAGAAGGTAAAACACGCCATAATTTAGGCCGTGATGCCTTTATTGATAAAGTGTGGGACTGGAAAGAACAGTCTGGTGGCACCATCACCAAACAACTACGTCGCATGGGCGCATCGGTTGATTGGGATCGCGAACGTTTTACCATGGACCAAGGCTTATCAAAAGCGGTTCAAGAAGTGTTTGTCCGTCTATACGATGACGAACTTATTTATCGTGGTAAGCGCCTAGTCAACTGGGATCCAAAGCTTCACACCGCCATTTCAGATTTAGAAGTTGAAAATAAAGAGAAGCAAGGCCACATGTGGCACTTCCGCTTTCCTTTAGCCCAAGGGGCATTAACTAGCGATGGTAAAGACTACCTAGAAGTCGCCACCACGCGTCCTGAAACCATGTTAGGTGACAGCGCAGTAGCCGTGCATCCAGATGACGAACGTTATCAGTCATTGATCGGTAAGTTTGTGCTATTACCTATCGTTAACCGCTTAATTCCAATTGTTGCTGACGATTATGTCGACATGGAATTTGGCACAGGCTGCGTAAAAATCACTCCAGCCCATGACTTTAACGACTATGAAGTTGGCAAGCGTCATCAACTGCCTATGTACAACATCTTTACCTTAGATGCCTGTGTCCGCGGTTTTGTTGAAGTAGTTAATACCGACGGCACACCAAACAAAGACGTCGAAATTGCGCTACCTGAACGTTATGTTGGCCTTGATCGTTTTAAAGCCCGTGATGCTATTGTGGCTGAATTTGACAGCTTAGGTTTACTTGAAAAAGTCGCTCCGCACGCGTTAAAAATACCTTATGGCGATCGCTCAGGCGTAGCAATTGAACCCTTATTAACCGATCAGTGGTATGTAGCCGTTCAATCAATGGCAAAAACAGCCATTGAAGCCGTGGAAAATGGCGACATCAAGTTTGTGCCCCAGCAATACGAGAATATGTACTTCTCGTGGATGCGCGATATTAAAGACTGGTGTATTTCACGCCAACTTTGGTGGGGACACCGTATTCCAGCTTGGTACGACGAGAACGGTAAAGTCTACGTTGGCCGTAACGAAGCTGAAGTTCGCGCTAAACACAAATTTGCAGATTCTGTGGTATTACGCCAAGACGATGACGTATTAGATACCTGGTTCAGCTCGGCATTATGGACCTTCTCAACCTTAGGTTGGCCAGACAATTTAGAAGATTTAAAAACCTTCCACCCAACCGATGTGTTGGTCACAGGTTTTGATATCATCTTCTTCTGGGTTGCGCGGATGATCATGATGACCATGCACTTCATTAAAGATGAAGACGGCAAACCTCAAGTACCTTTTAAAACCGTGTACGTGACCGGGCTTATCCGTGATGAAGCCGGTAATAAGATGTCAAAATCCAAAGGCAACGTGCTTGATCCATTAGACATGATTGACGGTATCGACCTTGAAACCTTGGTCGCTAAGCGGACTGGCAACATGATGCAGCCACAATTGGCGGCAAAAATTGAGAAAAGTACCCGTAAAGAATTTGCCGATGGCATTGAAGCTCACGGTACCGATGCACTGCGTTTTACCTTAGCGGCAATGGCATCAACCGGGCGTGACATCAACTGGGACATGAAACGTCTTGATGGTTACCGCAGTTTCTGTAACAAATTATGGAACGCGTCACGTTATGTGTTAATGAACACTGAAGTGCAAACCAATCCAGATAGCGATGAAGCTGGTGAGCCTTTAGATTGCGGTCAACTGTTAGTTGATGGCAAACCGGGTGCGATGGAATTGTCGTTAGCCGATCGCTGGATCATTGGTTTGTTTAATCAGACCGTCAAAACCGTTGAAGATCACATGGCCGCTTACCGTTTTGATTTAGCCGCTAACACTTTATACGAGTTCACTTGGAATCAATTCTGTGACTGGTATTTAGAATTAACCAAGCCTGTTATGCAAAACGGCACTGAAGCGCAAATGCGCGGCACACGCCATACGTTAGTCAATGTGCTTGAAAAAATGCAGCGTCTAATGCATCCATTTATGCCATACATTACCGAAACGATTTGGCAACGCGTCAAACCGTTAGCTGGCGTAACGGGTGATACCATCATGCTGGCATCGTTCCCAACGTATCAAGCAGATCAAGTCGATGCGACCGCAATGGCGGATCTGGAATGGGTTAAGCAAGTCATTGTCGCAGTACGTAATATTCGTGCTGAACTCAATATCGCCCCGTCTAAGCCGCTTAATGCGCTGCTTCGTGACGTGAGCTATGAAGATCGCATTCGTCTTGAAGCAAACCAAACATTCTTTACCAGTTTGGCTAAACTTGAGTCAATGACCATTTTAGCAGAGGGTGAAACGGCACCGATGTCGACCACTCAGTTTGTCGGCAATATGGAGCTATTAATCCCAATGGCAGGCTTAATCGATGTCGGCGCTGAATTGGCCCGTATCGACAAACAGCTTGAAAAGCTTGCTCAAGAGATAACCCGCATTGAAGGCAAATTATCTAACCAAGGCTTTGTCGCTAAAGCACCTGCTGCGGTTATTGATAAAGAGCGGGCAAAAATGGCCGATTTGACTCGTGACATTGAAAAATTAAACGAACAAAAAATCGAACTGGCCAAAATAGAAGCATAA
- the pepA gene encoding leucyl aminopeptidase: MEFSVKSGSPEKQRSACIVVGVYEPRRLSGIAEQLDKISEGYISNLLRRGDLEGKPGQMLLLHHVPNVLSERVLLVGCGKERELDERQYKQIITKTISTLNETGSMEAVCFLTELHVKGRDTYWKVRQAIESTRNSLYSFDALKTRKDETRRPLRKMVFNVPTRRELTIGERAIEHGTAVSAGMHLCRDVANMPPNICNPAYLASQARQMAEVHENLTVTTIGEEQMAKLGMNAYLAVGRASSNESIMTVMEYQGAVDSTEKPIVLVGKGLTFDSGGISLKPGEAMDEMKYDMGGAAGVIGTMKALCEMKLPINVIGILAGCENMPAGNAYRPGDILTTMSGQTVEVLNTDAEGRLVLCDVLTYVERFEPELVIDTATLTGACVIALGKHASGLFSSHNPLAHELLNAGEQSGDRAWRMPLWDEYQDMLDSPFADMTNLGGRPAGSITAACFLSRFTKKYNWAHLDVAGTAWNSGANKGSTGRPVPILSQFLINRAGVEISE, translated from the coding sequence ATGGAGTTTAGCGTAAAAAGCGGTAGCCCCGAAAAGCAACGTTCAGCCTGTATCGTTGTCGGAGTATACGAACCCCGCCGTTTGTCTGGTATCGCAGAGCAATTGGATAAAATAAGTGAAGGTTACATTAGTAACCTACTTCGTCGTGGTGACCTTGAAGGTAAACCGGGTCAAATGTTGCTACTGCATCATGTACCAAACGTACTAAGTGAGCGCGTTTTACTGGTTGGTTGTGGCAAAGAGCGTGAGTTAGATGAACGCCAATACAAACAAATTATCACAAAAACCATCAGTACCCTCAATGAAACCGGTTCAATGGAAGCAGTGTGCTTCTTAACTGAACTGCATGTCAAAGGCCGCGACACCTACTGGAAAGTTCGCCAAGCCATTGAAAGTACTAGAAATAGCCTGTATTCATTTGATGCCTTAAAAACCCGTAAAGACGAAACTCGTCGTCCATTACGTAAAATGGTATTTAACGTGCCAACACGCCGCGAATTAACCATTGGTGAGCGCGCAATTGAACACGGAACCGCAGTGTCAGCGGGTATGCATTTATGTCGAGACGTGGCCAACATGCCACCTAACATATGTAATCCAGCCTACTTAGCGTCCCAAGCTCGTCAAATGGCTGAAGTGCATGAAAACCTCACTGTCACGACTATTGGCGAAGAGCAAATGGCTAAGTTAGGCATGAACGCTTATCTTGCCGTAGGCCGCGCAAGCAGCAATGAATCAATCATGACCGTGATGGAATATCAAGGCGCAGTCGACAGCACTGAAAAGCCAATTGTCCTTGTCGGTAAAGGGTTAACCTTTGATTCTGGCGGAATTTCATTAAAACCTGGCGAAGCCATGGATGAAATGAAATACGACATGGGTGGCGCTGCAGGTGTGATTGGCACCATGAAAGCATTATGCGAAATGAAACTGCCTATTAACGTCATTGGCATTTTAGCGGGTTGTGAAAACATGCCTGCGGGCAATGCCTATCGCCCAGGTGATATTTTAACCACTATGTCAGGTCAAACGGTTGAAGTGCTTAACACTGATGCCGAAGGTCGCTTAGTATTATGTGATGTATTAACCTACGTTGAGCGCTTTGAACCTGAATTAGTCATCGATACTGCAACCTTAACGGGTGCCTGTGTTATTGCCCTTGGTAAGCACGCTTCTGGTTTATTCAGTTCGCACAATCCACTAGCTCATGAGCTGTTAAATGCCGGCGAGCAAAGTGGTGACCGCGCATGGCGCATGCCGTTATGGGATGAATATCAAGACATGCTAGACAGCCCATTTGCCGACATGACTAACTTAGGCGGCCGTCCTGCAGGGTCGATTACTGCCGCATGTTTCTTATCTCGCTTTACTAAGAAGTACAATTGGGCGCATTTAGATGTCGCTGGTACTGCTTGGAACAGCGGCGCGAATAAAGGCTCTACCGGTCGTCCGGTACCGATTTTAAGCCAATTCTTAATTAATCGCGCTGGTGTTGAAATTAGCGAATAA
- a CDS encoding PBPRA1643 family SWIM/SEC-C metal-binding motif protein, with protein MSDKFFFKGRKTPKPAYGESGYNTKRTAKPGTEALPLILSVQTEARQHEVAAMVAEQQLLANISINADKPENIIELTGVLNKPKTVKFDAKPNRNDVCICGSGKKYKKCCGA; from the coding sequence ATGTCTGATAAATTCTTTTTTAAAGGTCGTAAAACACCTAAACCCGCTTATGGTGAAAGTGGTTATAACACCAAGCGCACAGCAAAACCGGGGACGGAAGCTTTACCGCTAATATTGTCAGTCCAAACCGAAGCTCGCCAACATGAAGTGGCGGCAATGGTTGCTGAACAACAGCTATTGGCTAATATCAGCATTAATGCAGACAAACCTGAAAACATTATTGAATTAACCGGTGTTTTGAACAAACCTAAAACGGTAAAGTTTGACGCTAAGCCTAACCGTAACGATGTGTGCATCTGTGGCAGTGGTAAAAAGTACAAAAAGTGTTGTGGTGCATAA
- a CDS encoding DNA polymerase III subunit chi produces MTQALFYLMPDNHNQMSALDAVYLAACRLAEQEYRQQKTVYIHCENKQQAYAIDELLWQFEPNAFVPHNLKGEGPVTGAPVEIGFDTLGPNKSRQVLINLADHMPSFAVNLAHIIDFVANDDELKRIARNRYRQYQNVGITPSTQALAE; encoded by the coding sequence ATGACTCAAGCCTTGTTTTACCTTATGCCTGATAATCATAATCAAATGAGTGCATTAGATGCGGTTTATTTGGCTGCATGCAGGTTAGCAGAACAAGAATATCGCCAACAAAAAACCGTCTACATTCACTGTGAAAACAAGCAGCAAGCGTATGCCATTGACGAATTACTGTGGCAATTTGAGCCTAATGCCTTTGTGCCTCACAACTTAAAAGGCGAAGGTCCGGTGACCGGTGCACCTGTCGAAATTGGTTTTGACACCCTAGGGCCAAATAAAAGTCGCCAAGTTCTGATTAATCTTGCAGACCACATGCCCAGTTTTGCGGTAAACTTGGCCCATATTATCGATTTTGTCGCTAATGATGATGAACTCAAGCGGATTGCCCGCAATCGCTATCGTCAATACCAGAATGTTGGCATTACGCCCAGCACTCAAGCATTAGCTGAATAA
- a CDS encoding MFS transporter: protein MSTNSHSGNDLSEVKQLGMWAAISSLGYIFWLVGGMELVERIAYYGVKASAGLYAKTPVSEGGLGINLSDYGLIVSVWALLQTFIPVLTGGISDRVGYKETIFVSTIVKICGYLTMAFFPSFWGFLAGAMLLAIGTGVFKPGIQGTLVLSTNRNNTSMAWGIFYQVVNIGGFLGPLVAVHMRQLSWDNVFFACAAIISFNFLFLLAYKEPGKEDRLERTRQVKSGEVKQEALWKDALKELKKPIVIYYMLVFAGFWFLFNSLFDVLPIHIAEWVDTSVIVTSLFGPEGTSNGILQFWLGLSNDGTKVMPEGMLNLNAGMIMTTCFIVAALTAKYRITTTMFVGCLLSILAIALVGAFNAAWMIVLAIAMFSVGEMMISPKKNEFMGNIAPEGKKAMYLGFVMLPQGIGWTLEGYFGPKLYDIYASKERIAREVLSDNGMSLTDIANIPQGEAFSRLVSSTGQDPQVLTQALYNANNIGMAWYIIAVIGITSAVGIFIYGKWLLRMQRQQVA from the coding sequence ATGAGCACTAATTCACATTCAGGCAACGATCTGAGTGAAGTAAAACAGTTGGGCATGTGGGCCGCGATATCCAGTTTAGGCTATATTTTTTGGCTTGTAGGTGGCATGGAACTGGTAGAACGTATTGCCTATTATGGCGTCAAAGCCAGTGCGGGTTTATATGCTAAAACGCCAGTATCTGAAGGCGGACTAGGCATCAACTTAAGTGACTATGGTCTAATCGTGTCAGTCTGGGCGTTACTGCAAACCTTCATTCCAGTGCTAACTGGCGGCATATCTGACCGAGTAGGCTACAAAGAAACCATTTTCGTTTCAACCATAGTCAAAATTTGTGGTTATTTAACCATGGCCTTTTTCCCTAGCTTTTGGGGATTTCTCGCCGGCGCCATGTTGCTAGCTATTGGCACCGGAGTATTTAAACCCGGCATTCAAGGCACCTTGGTGCTGTCTACTAATCGTAATAACACTTCTATGGCTTGGGGCATTTTTTACCAAGTGGTTAACATAGGTGGTTTCTTAGGCCCATTAGTTGCGGTGCACATGCGCCAATTGTCTTGGGACAATGTGTTTTTTGCTTGTGCGGCGATTATCTCATTTAACTTTTTATTTTTACTCGCTTACAAAGAACCGGGAAAGGAAGACCGACTTGAACGCACCCGTCAAGTAAAATCCGGCGAAGTGAAACAAGAAGCGTTGTGGAAAGATGCCCTTAAAGAACTGAAAAAGCCAATAGTGATTTACTACATGTTAGTGTTTGCTGGTTTTTGGTTTTTATTTAACTCATTATTTGATGTGCTACCTATCCACATTGCTGAATGGGTTGATACCAGTGTCATTGTTACCTCGTTATTTGGTCCCGAGGGTACCAGCAATGGCATATTGCAGTTCTGGTTGGGGCTGAGTAACGACGGTACTAAAGTAATGCCAGAAGGCATGCTCAACCTCAATGCCGGGATGATCATGACCACTTGCTTTATCGTCGCGGCACTCACCGCTAAATATCGCATTACCACCACCATGTTTGTCGGCTGTTTACTGAGTATTTTAGCCATTGCCTTAGTCGGTGCATTTAATGCGGCTTGGATGATTGTGCTGGCTATTGCCATGTTCTCTGTCGGTGAAATGATGATTAGCCCTAAGAAAAATGAATTTATGGGCAATATCGCGCCAGAAGGTAAAAAAGCCATGTACTTAGGCTTTGTGATGCTACCTCAAGGCATAGGTTGGACGTTAGAAGGTTATTTCGGCCCAAAGCTTTATGACATATACGCCTCAAAAGAGCGTATTGCCCGTGAAGTCTTATCAGATAATGGTATGAGCTTAACCGATATAGCCAACATCCCCCAAGGTGAAGCCTTTAGTCGCTTAGTCAGTTCTACGGGACAAGATCCCCAAGTTCTCACCCAAGCCCTCTATAATGCCAACAACATCGGCATGGCTTGGTATATTATTGCGGTTATCGGTATTACTTCGGCGGTAGGGATTTTCATCTACGGTAAATGGTTATTAAGGATGCAGCGCCAACAAGTCGCTTAG